GCTACAACTTTctcaaatttatctaaaaaaCCTTCACTctttagtaaaaataacagATCGATTGTTTTGTTGTCCAATTCTGAGATTGTGTCGGATCCAATCAGGTTAGCCAGTCTCATAAACTCCAAATTGTTTTCAAACGTGCCGGCAAGCGGAGTTGCaacaaaaataaagttcTTCCAAACAATCTCTTTACTAAAAAAGGTATAATCATGGTCTAGCACATCATTACAACCAGTATTATCGGAATCAGAAGGTTTAGAACTATAAGGAGTGGTATGGTTAGTGTCATTTGGGGCATTGGAAGTTATTCCAAAAAACCTTTTTTTATTCAACAAATAGTACAACAAAAAATATCTCAAAAGTATTCCGCCATATGAATGGCCTATTAAGCTTAGTTTGAAATTACTGGGAATTTTGGCAAACAATAACTTCAGTTCGTCAATAATGAGCCTGATGACGTACGAAGTGCCTCTGAGAGTTTTTTTACACGCTGAGACTGGAAAGTAAACAAACAAATTGGGATAAGCTTCCAGCAGTGCTATGCATATATCAGTCATCATTAGAGGAGTGGAAATAATTCCGTGCATCAGTATTACATAGTGGCACTCTTCTCCGCCAGAGCAGTCCTTACAGTGACAGAAAGAAGACGCAGAGAAGTAACACAAACAGCTATCACACCGCAAAACATTATCAGGGAACCGGGAGTACTTGAGTTGGAAGGAGTTTTGTTCATTCAAGGTTACATCATCGTCCATAAAGCTGCCGAAGTAGTTCAAAAAGTCTGAGAATGAAGCTGAAAAAATAGTTTTTAAGGACATGGCCTTGAGATAAGCTGCGTATAAGGATTCCTTGAaggattttaaattatcaggGCCATTTTTCTCTGAATCatcaacacatttatcCTTGTAACAGCCTTTTCCATTTTCACTAACAGTACAGTGATAGCAGAGTGAAGATGGTTTGGAATTACCCATAATAAAACAACTACATTCGATAAGGTTAGGGCCAGAGTTTCAAtcttttatttcattttagaaaaaactaaaattaacttcattttataatttacgATTTTACTGATTTTACTGGATAAAacaacaataaaataaaaggTACATTTATAACCGAAAATAtggataaataaaattgagtTTACGTGAACAAAGATCCAAAACTCGTACTTACACATACAATGTGGTGTACCGGAACAGtgagtataaataatgtaacaaatttaaataaattccAAAACCATGTAAAACTAAATTCATGAATATTAAGGGTTTtagataattaaaatatattagtaataaattCCATACATCACCAACATATAATAAGTAAATACTCGCGAaaaaagaaataaaaaagaAATAAAACATGAAATATAAGTAAAAAGCAttttttttacaaaattcaTGGACTTCGTTGAAAGTTAACGTGTTGGTTGAGTGTGGAGAAAATTTCAAGGGTAAGAATCTCAGAATGATAAAATAGGAGACGGAATGCCAAAAACTCTCaaaatttttcaataaatttaataaatatgtgtaaaaaactaaatagttttagtataaatttgttttgtTACTGCTAATGTAATGATTTTTTCGATACATATGGGGATTTAAAACTCATCGGTTAATAGGTTGAATTATTTCATAAATTCCAATAGGAAGTCGGAGGTATTTAATTTGTAcattttgtaatttatatgctttccaaaaattttaaaagtgtTAGTATTCTTTCTGTTTTAACATTTTGAATcttgattttttaatctcCGCCTTTTATATTTAGATTTCTTTTTTAGTTgtcattttaattttcattcatagttttttaaacgcatattttaaatcttaTGAAGGCCATTTGCCTTAAAATTGACTGATTTTAAAGGAAATATGAGCAGCTTAGACTTTGAATTGACCCCGGATAGTAATCCGGTCAAATTCGACCAGGAGATTAAACCGAAGAGGCTTTCTCTATTCCCAAAGTCTAAGAGAAAACTCTCAGTGTTTTTGATTTATATGATCGGCTTCTCTGAAGGGTTATTACATTTGTCAAACCTCGctatttattatatgtttAAGGAGGATTTTGGTCTATCTCCAGCACAAATGACACTTTTGTATTCTATTCCTGCCATACCTTATGTTATTCGACCCTCAATGGCCTATTTGACTGATACGATTCCAATATTTGGAACCAGAAGACGgcattatttaattttaaatagtCTTATTCAATCATCAAGTTTTCTGTTTCTAGGCTTAATGCCTATTAGTCTATTTTTTTCAACCATTGCACTATTTCTAATTACATTCACTCTCGCATTTTGCATGACCATAGCTGAGGCTCTGGTCGTGGAAAACATCAGTGATGTAAGtttgttattaaaataattattattaggGAACTGATAATTTGAGTGGGTTCATCGGGATTAAGGCCTTTTCCGCCTTATTAGTCTCTTACTTTTCAGGCTCTATGTTAGAAAAATACCCAAAACAGAGATTGTTTCTGATTACAAGTTTATTTCCGCTATTAATCACATTTTTCGCATATTTCATGAAAGAAGAGAAAACGGAGATTGTATATCAATCGCACCCATTAAaggatttaattaaatttttaagaGAACCGTAagttttaacacatttattttctttagGTCAATATACCACCCCTGCATATTCATGTTCCTGGTGGTCATCACACCAGCATATGAAGACGCGTTTTTGTACTATACTATCGACGTGTTAGGTTATAGCCCGTCATTCATGGGAATATTGAGACTTATTTATGGCATCTCAATTGTTTTGGGCATAGGACTGTGTcgtatattttttaaaaatacttccATAAAGAAGTTACTTATATGGTCCACGCTTATAGTGAATATAGTGTACCCCTTCCCAGCTTTAATTACCTCTGGACTGTCAAAGAAACTCGGAATCCCGGACAAACCTCTAGTTCTCTGTGGAGGGTTCTTAATGGAAGCAGTTTTCGAGATACAGGTGATGCCGTTCCTAACTTATACAACGAGAGTCACACCTAAGGGTTTGGAAGCCTCAGTGTTTGCAGCTATCATGACCATCAAATCCGTCGGGATTTTCtcatgtaaattattaaccGCCTTAACAACGTTCCTTTTCGGCATAGACAACCATAAATACGAGCATTTGACGTCCTATATCCTATTTTGCACAGCCACGGCGATGGCAGTAATGTTCTACCTCACCAAGGTGCCTAACAAGGACGAAATGGAACTTTTCGTAACTAGGCAAAAAATGACCCAAAACGCCGATGAGAAGACGTAACATAAAGTcgttttaattttgtagaattttatatatgttTTAATCCATGTGTCGACCAAATACTACAACTAACGGTTGTGGATTCTATCCAATACAGATAATGTGTGTTAACAAATTCACTAAAAACTTCGGTTGATCCCATCAACAAAGCTGGATCTAACACATTAGATAATTATCATATGTAATAAAGTGGAAAATGTTGATCTTTGGGGTAGAATGGAGTTATTTATTGGCAGGATTATGTGGCAAATACAACAATCAACATCACTGTTTAAAATCTACCTTTCCATGTAAAATGCAATTTAAATTcatgtaataattataaaatgaataatttgggTTTAGATCTTAAAAGGGATAGAATCCCTGTGGCATTTGATGTCGAAAGGGAGAAACGTTTCCCTTTTGTACCAAAATCATCCAAAAAACTGCCAATTCTCTTGATTTATATGATAGGTTTCTCTGAAGGATTATTGCATCTTTCAAATCTCGCCATCTATTATATGTTTAAGGATGATTTCGGACTATCTCCTGCCCAAATGACTCTCTTCTATTCCGTTCCTGCTCTTCCTTTCATAATCCGTCCCACTATGGCTTATCTAACAGATGCGGTTCCTATTTTTGGAACGAGGCGGAGACATTACTTGATTTTAAGCAGTCTGATTCAGTCCTTCAGCTTTCTATTTCTAGCTCTGATTCCTAACACAATAATCTTATCTACCATAGCTGTTTTTTGTATAACATTCACTCTGGCATTTTGTATGACAATTGCTGAAGCTCTAGTTGTTGAAAACATTAGTGATGTAAGTTtactatttaaaatatattattagggGACCGATAATTTGAGTGGATTTGTTGTAATAAAGGCTTTTTCTGCTCTACTGGTTTCATATTTCTCAGGCTCTATGCTGGAGAAGTACCCCAAACAGAGATTGTTTCTAATCACTAGTTTATTTCCACTCTTGATTACATTTTTCGCATACTTCATGAAAGAAGAGAAGGATTTAATCATCTATGAATCGCACCCGCTAAAGgatttagttaaatttttGAAAGAACCGTAagttttgataaaattaatagttttTTAGGCCAATATTTCACCCATGTGTTTTCATGTTTCTAGTAGTCATTACACCGGGATATGAAGATGCATTCTTGTACTATACTATCGACGTGTTAGGTTATAGCCCATCATTCATGGGAATACTCAGACTTATGTACGGTTTCTCAGTTATAATGGGAATAGGAGTTTACAGGTACGTCTTCAAGGACTCATCAATCAGGAGTATATTCTTCTGGAGTTCACTATTGCTGAACACGGTTTATGCATTCCCAGCTTTAATTACCTCTGGACTGTCAAAGAAACTTGGAATCCCGGACAAACCTCTAGTTCTCTGTGGAGGGTTCTTAATGGAAGCAGTTTTCGAGATACAGGTGATGCCGTTCCTAACTTATACAACGAGAGTCACACCTAAGGGTTTGGAAGCCTCAGTGTTTGCAGCTATCATGACCATCAAATCCGTAGGCTTGGTATTATCAAAGGTTATTACCTCGTTTTGCACATATATTTTCGGAATCGACACACACCAGTTCGATCACTTGACTGCATATATACTGTTCTGTACAAATAACTTGTTTTTCGTGATGCTGTACTTGTTCTTCGTGCCAAATAAGGAGGAGATGGAACTCCTAGTCACGAAACAGCGGATGTTACAAAGCGCAGAAGAAAACGCttaaatgtattatattcaaacaatataattttgtttcggtaaatatatattagaGTATGGAAGGTGGGTTCATAAGATGGGCCGATGTGTACGAAACCATTCGAACTAAATTAGCTAATtctatattaaaataaaatatatttccaagttcattaattaaaaattttcaacaatttataaataatatttacgACTCATTTTGGAATAGCATATGAGGCGAAGAttacaaaatatattagattgcaattttatataatattattttagtatgatgatgttaatttttaaaaccacaaaataaatacacTTAAACCATGAGTCGTTCGTACAAGATATTCGACTACCCAATCTTTGCggtaatttatatataactgtttaattttacaaatttctTCAGTTATCTCACGCCGATGGCTACTTGGTGACTTCGGGAGGCGGAGGCGGTGAAAATTACGGGATTTCCAACAAGCTTGTAAGTTAATTTACTGATTCAATTCGCAGGAAATATACTCCTTCGGCCCGAAATTCAGGCCCGGTGAACTACAATTGAAAGTCACCACCAGCGAGCAACGCGGCATAATAGATTCTCTTGATTACCACCATAAGGTAGGGGAATACCTTTTAAATTGATTGTTAGCATAAAATTTGGATCGGCTCCATCGATGATTCCACAATAATATTCTCATATAAACCAAATTTCGGGTATTTAAACAAGTTAATAATCTTTTTCAGAATGAGAATATTCGGAAAATTCAAAACGGACTATATTAGAAATGATCCAAAACAGgtatttatcaaattataaGCTGAGAATAATGTTATTTCagaatatttgtaaatttggtTATGACAGTAACTACTTTGTAACTGGCGGAAATGAGTCATGCGTAAGGGTTTGGAGGTTAACTGAAAGCTTAATAAGAAGCGTAAACAAGTTTCAAAACCAGTATAAGATCCAAGGAACCAATAACAAGTTTAagaatgtaaatttaaggaAGTTTAAGTTGAATGAAGACGCCTCACTATCGGATGATGATAACGTACCATCTGACGCCACTTTGTCAGATGGAAATCTATCAGTTACAGAAAATGATACATTTAAAACGAACAATGTAATTGAAAGTAAAAGCAGCAGTGAAGTTAGTAACTCACTGTCAAACATTGATGACACTTCTCCATCCCCTTCATCCTCGCCCTCCTTATCGTCAGTAAACCTcgttaataataaaaagaaCAACTTCATAGACATAGGTGAAGTTAACGCTAACAATATCGGCAAGTCATCTCCATTTTCCAGGAAcaaaaatactaaaaattcTACTGACAGCTTAAATATTTCTATCGGAACCAACTCTACTGACTACAAGGTGCaggaaaatgataaattgaACATTTTGAGGGAAGACTCATTTGATTTCATTAAAACAGGAAGTAAcagaatgtgtaaactaatattaGAGTATCGAGAACAtataaaaagtataaaCGACTGTAGCATATTTAACGAGTTGCTGGTGTCAGTGTGCGACGATTACATGGTGTTTTACAAGATACTGCCAAACTCAAAGCTGCTGTTGAAACATAAGCTAGACTCGGTCAGGTTCAAGTTTGTTCAAATTTTGCCAAGAGTCACTGCTGAGAAGGTTTACAGCATTCTATCAGTCCAGTACAGCAACGACTACACTGTTTTATGTTTATGGTAATTATTTCCAACtttttctaaattatttaggaattttaatcttttgaataaaaagttaaatttggCTAAATCCACCAACATTTCGAAATCAAAGTCATCCTCGCTGACAATGAagtaacaaattattttattaatcgTTTGTAGTTTCGAACACGATGAAGTGGCTCTGGGATTTGGGGACGGAACCGTCTCTGTATACTCAATAAACAAGTTTAAACTGATTAAGACGTTCAATAAGCATAAGATGCCCATTACAGACTTGGAATTTGTAAGGTAAGCCTAACTACtctgataaaaattattttagtaacAAAAAGCTTCTAACTAGTGGAATCGACTACTACCTCTACTTCAACAGCATTAAAAACACGCAATTTATCATCTCAGtaatactaatattactattagCAGTTgcaataattaattttttatactaaGTAT
The Theileria parva strain Muguga chromosome 3 map unlocalized ctg_530, whole genome shotgun sequence DNA segment above includes these coding regions:
- a CDS encoding putative serine esterase (DUF676) family protein — protein: MGNSKPSSLCYHCTVSENGKGCYKDKCVDDSEKNGPDNLKSFKESLYAAYLKAMSLKTIFSASFSDFLNYFGSFMDDDVTLNEQNSFQLKYSRFPDNVLRCDSCLCYFSASSFCHCKDCSGGEECHYVILMHGIISTPLMMTDICIALLEAYPNLFVYFPVSACKKTLRGTSYVIRLIIDELKLLFAKIPSNFKLSLIGHSYGGILLRYFLLYYLLNKKRFFGITSNAPNDTNHTTPYSSKPSDSDNTGCNDVLDHDYTFFSKEIVWKNFIFVATPLAGTFENNLEFMRLANLIGSDTISELDNKTIDLLFLLKSEGFLDKFEKVVAYGNISGDMMVAPRTSLILPNYLVTDEKLREIAKVLYKYPGQPANINMNNENLQLVFDNVTKVIHNSNPHSTDDSFADELTDRFNQLLDNKIKNTNHMKFIEDMLDNSPLFTAEDKLKFTKVISDIVRTGNVDEFDKFDDDDFFYHQILMGLLDKLKIIKFAVYIPRIHFPHRSIITYQSPISNERYTYQILENMVNIFEK
- a CDS encoding BT1 family protein, whose protein sequence is MSSLDFELTPDSNPVKFDQEIKPKRLSLFPKSKRKLSVFLIYMIGFSEGLLHLSNLAIYYMFKEDFGLSPAQMTLLYSIPAIPYVIRPSMAYLTDTIPIFGTRRRHYLILNSLIQSSSFLFLGLMPISLFFSTIALFLITFTLAFCMTIAEALVVENISDGTDNLSGFIGIKAFSALLVSYFSGSMLEKYPKQRLFLITSLFPLLITFFAYFMKEEKTEIVYQSHPLKDLIKFLREPSIYHPCIFMFLVVITPAYEDAFLYYTIDVLGYSPSFMGILRLIYGISIVLGIGLCRIFFKNTSIKKLLIWSTLIVNIVYPFPALITSGLSKKLGIPDKPLVLCGGFLMEAVFEIQVMPFLTYTTRVTPKGLEASVFAAIMTIKSVGIFSCKLLTALTTFLFGIDNHKYEHLTSYILFCTATAMAVMFYLTKVPNKDEMELFVTRQKMTQNADEKT
- a CDS encoding BT1 family protein — its product is MNNLGLDLKRDRIPVAFDVEREKRFPFVPKSSKKLPILLIYMIGFSEGLLHLSNLAIYYMFKDDFGLSPAQMTLFYSVPALPFIIRPTMAYLTDAVPIFGTRRRHYLILSSLIQSFSFLFLALIPNTIILSTIAVFCITFTLAFCMTIAEALVVENISDGTDNLSGFVVIKAFSALLVSYFSGSMLEKYPKQRLFLITSLFPLLITFFAYFMKEEKDLIIYESHPLKDLVKFLKEPPIFHPCVFMFLVVITPGYEDAFLYYTIDVLGYSPSFMGILRLMYGFSVIMGIGVYRYVFKDSSIRSIFFWSSLLLNTVYAFPALITSGLSKKLGIPDKPLVLCGGFLMEAVFEIQVMPFLTYTTRVTPKGLEASVFAAIMTIKSVGLVLSKVITSFCTYIFGIDTHQFDHLTAYILFCTNNLFFVMLYLFFVPNKEEMELLVTKQRMLQSAEENA
- a CDS encoding putative integral membrane protein, which codes for MSRSYKIFDYPIFALSHADGYLVTSGGGGGENYGISNKLEIYSFGPKFRPGELQLKVTTSEQRGIIDSLDYHHKHKIWIGSIDDSTIIFSYKPNFGMRIFGKFKTDYIRNDPKQNICKFGYDSNYFVTGGNESCVRVWRLTESLIRSVNKFQNQYKIQGTNNKFKNVNLRKFKLNEDASLSDDDNVPSDATLSDGNLSVTENDTFKTNNVIESKSSSEVSNSLSNIDDTSPSPSSSPSLSSVNLVNNKKNNFIDIGEVNANNIGKSSPFSRNKNTKNSTDSLNISIGTNSTDYKVQENDKLNILREDSFDFIKTGSNRMCKLILEYREHIKSINDCSIFNELLVSVCDDYMVFYKILPNSKLLLKHKLDSVRFKFVQILPRVTAEKVYSILSVQYSNDYTVLCLWNFNLLNKKLNLAKSTNISKSKSSSLTMNFEHDEVALGFGDGTVSVYSINKFKLIKTFNKHKMPITDLEFVSNKKLLTSGIDYYLYFNSIKNTQFIISVILILLLAVAIINFLY